Within Topomyia yanbarensis strain Yona2022 chromosome 2, ASM3024719v1, whole genome shotgun sequence, the genomic segment TACTATTCCTCAAAGAACAGTGTCGTGTCCTCGAACGATGTGAAACTGAGCAACCAGCTGATGCAAAGCCATCTCTGGGTAAGTCCTCTCAAGCTGCGTCTAAGTCAGGCAATGTGAAAGTACATGCGTCAACTTCCGCCGAGAGCAACGAACCGTGTCAGCTTTGTGGTGGTAATCATTTCAATTACCAATGTTCCGAATTCCGCAAGTTGTCGGTGCCAGATCGAATTGCGAAGGTGAAGGATTCCCGAGTTTGTTTTAATTGCCTTCGTCGTGGACACCGATCAATAAATTGCCCATCTAAGAATACATGTTCCAAATGCCGCAAACGTCATCATTCTCTCCTACACCACGAGGGCCAGAAACTCGACAGTTCTGGAATGATAGACGCGAAGCCTCAAGAGCAAGGTGTTTCGATTCAATCTTCGTCTGTTCCACTGCCACCACAAATCGTTCCAGACAGTTCTGTTTCCACGAATGTTTCTTCTACATGTTGTTCAGCCATTCTCCCGAATGTGTTGCTACTTACCGCTCTTGTGAGTCTCTTAGACAAAAATGGCAATCCCATCCGTTGTCGTGCATTTTTGGATAGCGGAGCACAAACAAATCTTTTATCTGGTTCAATGTATCAGAAGTTGGGAATCGAAGGTACGCCATTCAATGCAGATATTGTCGGCGTAAGTGGTGCCCGCAGCAAGTCAACCCGATTAGTAGAGGTCAATATTCGTTCATTATACAGCGATTACAATGCTTCATTGAAATGTCTGGTCACGTCAAAAATCACCAATGCTCTCCCGTGTAAAACTGTGAACATCTCCAACTGGAGAATTCCCTCAGGTATCTTTTTGGCTGATCCAAAGTTTGGCACCCCAGCAAATGTAGATATGCTGATTGGTGTTACCGAGTTCTTCCGAATATTGAAATCAGGGCATCTTGTGATTGGCGAAGGTCTGCCCGAATTACGCAAAACGGAATTGGGTTGGGTCGTTGCTGGAGAAATTAACGATGAATCATCAGCTATTGTAAATGCGCAACAGATAAATTCCGTGACGATCGAGTCTCTTAACGAAGCGATAAAACGCTTTTGGGAAATCGAAGAAATAGAAAACCAAACTTCTTCATCTACGGAAGAACAAGAATGTGAGGAAATGTTCCGTAAATCTCATGAGAGAGATTCTACAGGCAGATATGTAGTGAAACTTCCATTCCGAAGCAACATCCACCAACTTGAGGATTGAAAAGCGTTTACAAAAGCAACCAAATCTGCAAAATCAGTACTCGTCCTTCATTCATGAATATGAGTCCTTAGGGCATTGTAAAAGAATCCGAGAAGCTGATGATAGTCCTAACATGGTTAAATATTACATGCCACACCATGCCGTGCTCCGTTCCGACAGTTCAAGTACTAAATTGAGGGTGGTTTTTGATGCATCTGCTAAATCGGGTCCCTCAGCTACATCACTTAACGATGTGCTACAGGTCGGTGCAACTGTCCAGAGTGATTTATTTAGTATTTTGCTAAGATTTCGAATGCATCGTTATGTCTTCACCGCTGACATCACAAAGATGTACAGGCAGGTTCGCGTTCACCCCGATCAAACCTCagttcaacgaattttttggCGTTCGAAGCCAACTGAGAGGCTTCGAATTCTTGAATTGCAGACTGTTACATACGGTACTGCTTCAGCTCCTTTTTTGGCAACCCGCGCGTTGGTTCAACTCTGTGAGGACGATGGATCCGAGTTTCCGCTAGCGGCTCGCATAGTGCTGGAGGATTGTTATGTTGATGACATAATATCTGGTGCTGATTCGATTGAAGCAGCTATTGAATGCCGTCAACAGCTTCAAGCCCTTTTAGCCAAAGGAGGGTTTCCCGTACACAAATGGTGTGCCAATAATGAATCAATTCTACGTGATGTTGCCGAGTCTGAACGAGAGAAACTACTACAACTTGATCAACTTTCGGCCAACGAGGTTATCAAAACACTCGGTCTAATATGGGATCCTACAAGCGATGAATTCCTGTATGCCATTGACAATGCTACTTCAGAAACTACAATTGTAACCAAGAGAcagattttttccaaatgtgcaAAGTTGTTCGATCCTATTGGTTTCCTTTCTCCCATTCTTGTGTTGGCGAAACAGTTGATGCAGCGCACATGGTCACTCAAAATTGATTGGGACTCTCCTCTGGAAGGAGATCTGTTGGCAGATTGGCTACGTTTTAGTGGTTCTCTAAAGGGCgtgaatgaaattaaagttcCAAGACCAGTCATTACTTTTCAATATTCCCATTTACACTTGCACGGTTTCGCTGATGCCTCGGTATTAGCTTATGGGGCTTGTATTTATATCCGTTGCATTGGGTCCGAAAATGAATGCTTTGTTCGCTTGCTATGCAGCAAAAGTAAGATCGCTCCTCTACAGAATATGACGATTGCTCGAAAGGAGCTATGTGCAGCACTGCTGCTCTCACGGTTAGTCCGCAAGGTGTTTCCCATTCTCCAAGCCAGTATTTCAACCGTTTACTTGTGGTCAGATAGTCAAATAGTACTTGCTTGGTTGCGAAAACCTCCCGCAATGCTTCAGCCGTTTGTTCGAAATCGTGTTACAGAGATTGTCCAAGACAATCAGCACCATCAGTGGGGTTACGTGCGGTCAAAGGAAAATCCAGCTGACGTGGTATCTCGAGGCCAGTCTCCTGATCTATTGAAAAACAACTCTTTGTGGTGGGATGGTCCACCATTTCTTCAATCATTGGAGTTAGAGCCAGCTGTCGCCGAAGAAATTCTTGATTCCGAGCTTCCGGACATGAAGTCTTCTTCTGTTATAATGATTAATATCCTAAACATCGATGATCTTCCGTTGTTTAAGCGCTTCAGTAACTTTCGAAAGCTCCAGCGAGTTTTGACTTACGTTCAACGCTTTATCAGAAATTGTCGCGAGAAGGTCGTTGAAAATCGTATCATTGAACCATTACCTACAATAGCAGAGCTCAGAGCAGCATTACATACGATCGCAGTACTAATTCAACATGAAGCATTTTTCGATGAGGTTCAGCGAGTAGAACATGGTGAACCATGTAAAAGAATTGGTAATTTAGGTCCCTTTCTCCACGAAGGAGCATTGAGAGTAGGTGGTAGGCTTCAACATTCTCGCTTGCCGCTGCAAATGAAACACCAGTACATACTGCTAAAGCATTACATAACTGATCTTATTATTCGTGCATACCACGAGGAAAATTTGCACGTGGGTCCAACAAGTCTGCTTTCCGCCATACGGCAACGTTTTTGGCTATTGGGATCCAGATCAGCTGTTCGAAAAATTACAAGAAATTGCGTTCAATGTTTCCGTTCACGGCCCAAGGGTGTAACACAATACATGGGCAACTTACCACCAGCCCGGGTCACATGTGGAGCCCCTTTTGAAGTTACCGGGGTAGACTATGCAGGACCCTTTTTGGTGAGACAAGGAGCTAGAAAACCTGTCGTCGTAAAATCATACATATCcgtatttgtttgtttatcgACCAAAGCTGTCCATCTTGAGCTTGTTTCGGACATGACTACAGTTGCTTTCATAGCAGCATTGCAAAGATTTATTTCTCGCAGGGGAATTCCTCGTGAAATTAATTCCGACAATGGTACTAATTTTCGGGGTGCCAAAGCAGAACTGCTCAACCTTTTCAAGCTATTCCAAGATCAAGCTGCCGTGAAAGCTATTGGTTCTTTTTGTCAATCGAAGGAGATAAGATGGAACTTCATACCGCCAGAGGCACCAGAATTCGGAGGCCTGTGGGAGGCGGCAGTAAAAAGTACAAAATATCACTTGAAGCGAATTCTGAAGGAAACTCCATTAACATTCGAAGAGTTCAGTACTTTGTTAGCGCAAATTGAAGCAATACTTAATTCACGTCCCCTGTTTTCCCTTTCCGATGATCCTGTCGATGATGAGGTTATAACACCATCGCACTTTCTCATTGGGCGACCAATCAATGCTATTCCAGAACCGTCATATAACTCAATTAAAGTGAATCGTTTAAGCCGATGGGAGCATTTGCAATTGATGAGAgagcatttttggaaatcgTGGGTTCGGGATTATTTAGTAAGCTTACAGCCAAGAGGAAAAAACTTTATCCGAGTCCCAAATGTTTTCCCGGGTCAAGTTGTTTTGCTGGAGGACAAGAATTTACCGCCATAGCAATGGAAGTTGGCCAGAATTGTCACAGTGTACCCTGGATGTGACGAACTTGTAAGAACAGTCGATGTTCGCGTTGGTGAATCAGTGTTTCGACGACCTATTAATAAACTTTCTCTCCTACCTATAGAAGATAATTTGCCGTCCAGCCGGGATTCTGCGACCAACAAGTGATGGCCATCACTTGCCGGGGGTGTATGTTCGCGATAGCGAGAATGACGCAACCTAATTTCCCAATGTACCACAACCCTGCCAGCAAAACGCGCCAATTCGACATCTCCCTCCCTTTTTCCCGTTTGTATGCAAGACTCAATCACACACTAACACCACGTAAGCCGCCTGGATAGTCTCCCACATTAGTACCATTCCCTTCATCATATGCTACGCCAATATAACGAAGTCCCTGATTGGCGGAACAATCCAGAATGCTCTTTTGGATACAGTATAAAAGCATGTGCAGTATCGTAAAACAGTCATAAGTATTTTGTAAATTAAACAGTGAAGTCgaataaacaagaaaaaccgAGAGTGGAATATTCCTTTCCCAAGCTGATCCCTGAGGATTGCAGCCATTGCTGCTCGTCTGCTCGCCATGTGAAATCTGGAAGTGATTTCATTCCACTGCTGCTCCGTTTCCGCTCGAGTTCAGCTGCCGTAGGAGTTTGCCGCTGCGTTGAGGACCTTTCTGCTGCTGCACGTTTAGTCATGTTTGATCTGCAGCTGCTATCGGATGCCACTATTTCTCGCTATCTTCCGTCCGTAAAGAATTAAATTAGGCtcaagtccttttcaggactggTCATCAGGAAGATAGACGATTGAAGAGCACAGATAGACCAGCGTCTCGTTGCGTGCAATGTCCCAGCAGAAGGTCTTCTGGCAGCGCGGCAGTGTTGCTGTTAGAGTGAACCGCTAGTCGTCCGCGTCTCAAATTGTCGATGTTGGCATGTGGAGCCAACAAGGTATCTGCGTTCAAAATTTTCGTCGTTGGCATGTGGAGCCAACACTGACCTAAGAACTTTAACTTGGTGGATAGTttatagttggccgatgatatacagcattttgtagtgacataatatttaatgcacaaaagaaaataagtttgaagtggttgaaccatcgtgccatgatagttattttaaactttgattaaaaaattggttgaaatatttcaaattgaattcaaaatgaactgtgaatataattctaattgaacacgatacctgtcgacacgggggggggggggggtagaatatttatattcatttcaagctaattttcacaaggttggaataaatatcaattataaataaaggttagatcacactctgcgaattaaaattgtacacgtttttttcagcgaagcttaaataaaaagtaaacaaaggccaaacaaaaaattgacagaatgatcattttaaattcacaagtgttatatttcatattgttgATTGCCTATTTCTGTAATGCACCAATGtagattggaacgattttatttgctaacaaaatttctacgattttataaataaacagtAATGACTGTTTTGAGCATCctagcaatatatttttacgaacaaatatattgatcgccgttgcgttcgcaatcaattttaaaatatttttatttggatgttttatgtgagtttattcatataggaaaaatgcgtatatttaaaatcttttatttaatctttgcttagggtattaatggagttactttgtaagcagttgacattctgattcaatttgagaactggtagtgaaaataagaaaatttataaaatagtgcattctacgatctacatccgattgtcatttatttggatctatccaataaagaaaaactatttttttttcgttattcactttctttgatgtgtgaacgacagatatatgggcaataattcgtgataacatgttattgatttatattacGGAATAAAATGATCCCACTTAATCTCACAGAgatatgtaaaagaaaataatcaaaacaattcttattgcagttttgattctaattcgcaaaaaaacaactttgatctgaatatgcgataatcgattcgatttatccaaatgctctcctgtaactcttcgatgagcaattggaatcaagcgtgtagagagaaggaaagaacagaaaaatcaaaaatacaggTAAATATAGAGCACTCTATATATCTGACAACCTCAAAAGCTGATTTTCAACGACGTAAATCTGTCAAATGGGTTAAATccaaattgctgagctttcaaCATCTTGTATTGCTAAAACGATGagttcaacgaaattttacgacgtcgtgcaaaaattgagaaagcttcaagtcccggttacaaaataataaattacaattaattacttcctatagtctgcaatctgtctgataatcaattgacagatataacttaacaaattgaacctgacacttgatgcagacagtgaatcttcagaaGGCACCTCGACAAAATGCATGTTAACCGTAACTCAATATTTCCTGGACCAATcgtactgaattttgcacagtttttattcttcacatcattggtctacagtggaaatgctaatcgtccaagatctgatggaaaattataaatagtgaaacaatataagcaatCATCGAtgttatttaaataacgatcaaaatgagaatatttgtagcagattgtttgccgtcatattgttacttaggttgtatgacatggctttatttacaatcttttatttaatcttagtttggattctttcgaaagcagtaaattataagaaaacttccacttgcttattgtgttctttgtgagaagatataagTAGAAAAGAGTACACAGTGtgattatatattattttcttttcctctagttaaactaactaaaaaattgtgggtATATTAAACAGCTTTACTCATTTCgatagccataagtaaactaacaaacgaaaacaatttttttaatgcagCTTTGCatccaattttaaattttcgttctacggtttgtttcaaaattattcgacttctgctaacttgcaatataactcttcgacatggcatttgcaaatgagcgtgcagcaccttatggataggacgataaagaatatcaaaaaatgacatttaaaactcgattatacctgtttttcgtacgcgataaaacttgcttacttgccctcatatggtttgtgtacaacatgggccataatattgcacataaaagtcgaaaagttgattcaaattattgagatgtatgcaggaggaatatggcgcccctttacactgttttcatttggcttcaggatgcagccatttctgcgatgacaggtactaacgtcttagaccggactaaactgaggcctaaaatcaaagatagtaccgtgtggcggtaccaactagcttcaagcttaccgctatcagAGTTTCCACCCAAACACAGATGAACTCTTAGCTCTAATAAAAGTGTACTAATCCTATTTCTAATACAGTGGCAGAGGATGGTTTTGTACGCGTTGTAATCGCTTTTCATAGCCGAAAAGGAAACAAGAACCTTTTGCATTTAAGTACATACTTAACTAGACATGAAGAAGAAAATAGTCGTTGTAAAAAAAACAAGGGTCAAACTGTGAAATTACAATTCAACAAACACACAAAGTTAGTGATACAATTACGCAGCTTGAAGTGATTTATTTCAGTCGATTAGGACATGAATGCAAAGATTTAGCAATCTTTCGAATATTTGTTCGGTGTGAGCAACGGAGAGGGTCATATTTACCCGCTCCAACAGCTGAAGTGTGGAACCTAGTGCGATATTTAGCATGATATACTGTCAAAGTGGACATAAAACAGCAAAACGAATGTAGTAATACACAAACTCAACCACACACACGAAAGAATGACTGTAAATGTTGAacatttttcgtttgttttttcTCGCGCTAATCATTATCAAACGATTAAGATTGATGATACTAGTTTTTACAATTACagaaaaaaatggcgaaagccAACCATATTATATAAACGCCAAGAAATAAACTTGATGATGATCGTCAACCGGTTATTGCTATTATTTAAATTTAGCGATTCGAATTTGAAAGAATTACCCGCGTACTACTTTTTCATCGTTCCCTGCGTCTTCTTGCTACTGGCTCCGGGGAAATCAATTAGAATGACCGAAAGCCCGGCGCTCATTCTGTTATCGAACGATTTGGCAATGTTGTCCGACGAATCCGATGAGCGGGTTGACGTGGAGCAGATCGACATTTTCGACACTGAAAAgagacaatttttatttttatattatccgaacagctcattaaccccttcatgcccatgttgcttataaacaatctcatttttaaacagttataacttttgGATTAGGTAAGGTTTTTTCCACAACAACTAGTAAAGCTAACAACTGAGACTATTACCTtacatttgagtactaacagttattAGAATCCGCGGATTATAAAAACTTCGGTTCTACGCGTAGAACCGAAGTTTTtataattagtctgattgaatttcgctggagcagtgctgccaggcaCAGTTTCATGTAACGGtgcaaaattaaattttgatatatcttcgttgctTTGAAATGTCATTTAAAACTATATCGATTTTAGACTTCGACTAACTTTTCCATGAAATTGGACGATTatcgcgtgttttttgtaaaggaccaataagcatactgtcaaaattcacttcagagggaaaattccggacaatGTAATATCACGCAGATTGATGTGTTCAACGGCAAAGGACATAACGTGAAGAAACCTCGCGAAAAAAGTAAATTACGGATTGGTGGGGCAACGAAAATCACGTATTGTTATTTATTGTGTAGCTACATCGCCATTCCACAtcaggggccctattctcacagtcactgGCCGCTCGAAGCACCGGCCAGTTGCAAGTTGCTACTTGGTGTTGCCATCTCAAAGCGACAATTTTATTTCTTACATaacttgaaaattttacttgtaTGTTCTATACTTAGCTCCCCCGGACGGGAACTCACAAAGAAAAGTACTCTGCCAGCATGACTTAACCTTAGTGGTGACGCCATTGATGAGTAAGTCCTAATGACGAAGGCGCTAAATTTGATGATCTCTGATCTACGAATCAGTCCGTTTGGCAATCGGAGGATACCCTAGAAACCTGAAACCTCCTAGGAAGGACGAGGAGCCAGGTACATTCAGGTAAATACGACAACCTCTTGAGAATGAGCAAGCTAATCGATGATACTCCTGTGGTAGTCATTTCTTACCAATCTCTGAACGTGGTCCAAGGGGTTATGTATGATCCGGATACTACTGAGGGTGACACAGATCTCACATGCAGGGGCAAGGATGCTCTTATATCAGAAGGGTTACGAAGAACAACAACGGTACGATTAGACACCTACCACTTCTAGTATTGTCATTTCAAGAAACTGTATCGCCTACCCACGTGTACATGGGGCTCACAAGACTACCCGTACGCCAGTACTATCCGACACCGTTGCTTTGCTATAATTGCTACCAGTATGGGCATTCTCATAAGAACTGTCAGCGGATAATAATCTGATTTAGAACATCCTATCGACACCGACTCCGCATGTACAATTCAAACTTTTTGCAGGAATTTCAATCACCAGCATCGAATAAGCAATTACCAGTTCATGAAGAAGATGTCATAATCCGAATCAAGGTATCGAAAGGAATCACCTTCGGGGAAGAATTGAAGAAACGGAACAGTAAACCTTTCTACGCCCAAACGTATAACCCGATACCATCAAGGACAGGAAAATCCACCAATTTAAACACATAAGCAACTAAAGAAACCATTTGAACAGTAATCAACCGAAAAGATGTGCAGATCCAAAAATTGACCCAGGATGATAGTAGAACTTATGGAAAAATTGTAAGCtttccaaaaacaatttgaatcaGACTTCATAGTTCGCCGAGAATCCCCAAAACCAGAACCACCGAGAAAGAAACTGGCTGAAACCAAGACAATCGGAATGACACCCAAACCAGAGGCACCAACAACAAACTCAAATAGCCAATATATTAATAAACCCGCGAATGCAAACGCTTCACTGAAGAGGGGCACCATCACGGTCTCCGATCATCAATTCGATTAAAATTAATCTTCCAAAAACAATCATAAACCAACCAACTGGAGGCCTTTTATAACACCTAGAACTAGTATCCTTTTTCAGGCCCCCGATACATGGCTACAAATCCTTTTGCACCGagtgaaaacaaaaaatgtCCGCTGTTCAGTAACCAAAAAACCCGACGCAGTAGGATTGTTAGATCCTCCCTACCCATCCCCTGTAGTTTAGAAAACAACGAGTATAAAAACCACTGCAAATATGCGGCTCCGCAACTATTCTACAACACAACCAAAAGTCATGTACGAGGCAAACATGTACTCATCCATGAGCGGGCTTCCAGGGCCCTTCTCAACCACCAAACACCAACCGGAGATCGTGCAAAGGAATCTAATGCCCACCTGGCTCcttgtaataaaaaaaaaatcttttcgcaTATCTTCCTCCAGTCCAAGCTGTATTATTCTCAACTACTGAAACATCAATATCGTGGACTGCTGAACGGCAGTTTGTGCGTCTATTTCAAATATCAACCTAGAACAGGAGATTTACAAAATCAGTTGACTTCGTCCATAATGCGGCCTTACCCAAGCTACTACTCAATATTATTCTTCAATAGCTACCGAAAACAACAGTTTCTCACAGACAGAGATTTAAGTCCCATCCCAGGATGCTAATGGCATCCTATAGGATTTCGCTCAAGTCGTCGCACACAAGCCGATACTTTACACGTCCAATTAAATACGTCAACCAAACCCGACCCGACCGAGGAGGTACTAGCACAGACCGATGAACCTTCGACGGCTGCGGACACCAGGAAATCGGGAACTTCTCAGGCAAGTACCCCTTACCCTAACATCATAGGTACCCATTCATCTGCTTGCAAACATATTTCAGTGTCAATGGAATTCGAGGCACCACCCAACCCAGACATCCTGCCACGTTCAAGACCAGCAGACTCCCGACATCGATCAGCTCGACCAGCAGCCACAATAACGAATCGCAAACCATGTGCCCGGAAACAACAGCAAGAAGCATTGGCTTGCGCTCCAGTGGTACATAAACGGCATTCGAAATCAATTAGGTGACCTGCTACTACTAATTAAGCGCCTCGATCCAGTGTGCTTGTCCCTACAGAATAGCTATATTCGTACCCATTCTAGACCCCAGTAACTGGCTCGGGGAACACTTTGAGTGGCATGCTAAACAAGGAACCAACATATATCGAACAATAGATATTGTAGTCCGATCCTACTGCAACGCCATTGCAGTCCCACTCGACACCACCCTCCTCGCCGTAGCGGTGAGAATGCTTAACCCGATACTAATCACCACGGTCAACATATACCTTCTGTCCAGCATCATCATGGGGAATTTTAAGACCCACCATACACATTGAGGGAGCAACATTGATAGCAAGAGAGGAAACGTACTACTCTCATCAGTGGAAAAATTCGATGCTAGCATTTGAAATGACGCTAATGCAACCTTTTCGAACAGCCGGGCAACATCGGCAATTGACCTCATTATTTGCTCCAGTAACACAGCCGGAGTCCTTAGCTGGCAAGCGTCACAAGAGACTTTCGGTAGCGATCGCCATCCCATCATTGTTCACTGAAATCGACAACCACCCTCCACCACTCGTAGGAAATGGCTCTATGATCAAGCTACGTGCCCGAGCTTGAAAACGCAGTGCTCGATTATGTAACCCGCGACACGGCCTAATCAGTGGAAGAACTCAATCATAACCCGAGCCGTACATATATAGAATCCACGGCAAACCACCACAGAAAGCTGTACACTGGTGGTGTCCTGATGTAGCAATAGCGCTCGTAAACTAGCGATGAGCGCTTCATAGACTGCAAAGTACCGCTTCAAATCGAGAATGTTTTGCGAAAGCTTTTTGGGAACAGTAAAATGGAAAGGCTATTCGTAAAGCAAGAGAAACCAGTTAGAACTCTTTTCTTGATGGGATTCACCCAGACTCGACAACAATGGAATTATGACAATATTTTTCGAAATTGTCGTGCGAAAATGCCTACAGCGAAAACTTTAAACGGAAAAACATGGCTATTTTGAAATACCCGATTCAATTTAGCACAGATAACGCTCCGTACAATCAAAACGACTCCCCGCCCTCGCTGCGAAGGATAAACctaacgagccttgctctccttcccagctaatagccaaaaaagaagaaacaggATGGATCCGGTGACACTGTGTGTCACCGGATTATTTGCTCCTcgcaaagaatccggtgattcgtcaccgCCGTCGCTAgagaggttccaacaaaagagcctgGCTCACCTCGCTACCTAATTGATAAGAACCGCTGCCTGAGCACCCAACAGAGACAGACCAGGCCGTTGTGGTCCCGGCCGTACAGAGAAACCCACTCGCCAGTCCGTCAGCAGTAACCAACGACGCTGGTTTGTTGGTGTGCAATGAAAAGGATTGGTGGAATAAAAGTTGGTAAATTtagtttctttgtttgtttccttttttgttaTGTTACTAAAATTCGAAATTCTGATAGAAACACCTATGCCTCCCTGTCAAAAGGGTCTTCCTTGCAAATAaaaacccgagtagtgggctaCCTACAATATAGGATATGAATTAGCTGTAGTccgtttacaatgaaatttggCAGCCGAACAAATCCAACCAATTCCAGTTGTAGACCAAACTCTGG encodes:
- the LOC131681044 gene encoding uncharacterized protein LOC131681044, with the translated sequence MYQKLGIEGTPFNADIVGVSGARSKSTRLVEVNIRSLYSDYNASLKCLVTSKITNALPCKTVNISNWRIPSGIFLADPKFGTPANVDMLIGVTEFFRILKSGHLVIGEGLPELRKTELGWVVAGEINDESSAIVNAQQINSVTIESLNEAIKRFWEIEEIENQTSSSTEEQECEEMFRKSHERDSTGRYVVKLPFRSNIHQLED